In Mixophyes fleayi isolate aMixFle1 chromosome 4, aMixFle1.hap1, whole genome shotgun sequence, the following proteins share a genomic window:
- the NKX2-6 gene encoding homeobox protein Nkx-2.6: MLPSPATSTPFSVKDILKLEHCQHPAGQVEGPPLHPAPGPEPPPAHTRERGGHDRGGKGLGPSCDSPMREDDDETQEQSEFVGGLMPRRGEPSDRPQQRQRRKPRVLFSQVQVYELERRFKQQKYLSAPEREQLAAVLKLTSTQVKIWFQNRRYKCKRQKQDRSLELAGHPPHPRRVAVPVLVRDGKPCVGGPQTFHSSYSANASSYPYPVCFGGYSGSTYYTGTPSVTAGGNPTVQMVNMNVTAVPGSAQQGHLQVTLPGIRAW; this comes from the exons ATGCTTCCCAGCCCTGCCACCTCCACTCCTTTCTCAGTCAAGGACATCTTGAAGCTGGAGCACTGTCAGCATCCTGCAGGCCAGGTGGAGGGACCACCCTTACACCCTGCGCCCGGTCCAGAGCCGCCGCCAGCACACACgcgggagagagggggacatgatAGAGGAGGGAAGGGTTTGGGGCCCTCCTGTGACTCCCCAATGAGAGAGGATGACGATGAGACTCAGGAGCAGAGTGAGT TTGTCGGGGGCTTGATGCCCAGGAGGGGGGAGCCCTCAGATCGCCCCCAGCAGAGGCAGAGGAGAAAACCCAGAGTCCTGTTCTCCCAGGTGCAGGTGTACGAGCTGGAGAGAAGGTTTAAGCAGCAGAAGTATTTATCTGCCCCAGAGAGGGAGCAGCTGGCAGCAGTCCTCAAACTAACCTCTACGCAGGTGAAGATTTGGTTTCAGAACAGAAGATACAAGTGTAAGAGACAGAAACAGGACAGATCTCTGGAGCTGGCTGGGCACCCCCCACACCCGCGCAGGGTGGCAGTGCCAGTCTTGGTCAGGGATGGGAAACCCTGCGTGGGAGGACCTCAGACTTTCCATTCAAGTTATAGTGCCAATGCCAGCTCCTACCCTTATCCTGTCTGCTTTGGTGGATACAGCGGCAGCACTTACTATACAGGAACACCCAGCGTGACCGCCGGCGGCAACCCTACAGTGCAGATGGTCAACATGAATGTCACAGCCGTCCCTGGCAGTGCCCAGCAGGGGCATCTACAGGTCACGCTGCCGGGGATCAGGGCATGGTGA